tttaataCTTAATTTGTATCACGAATCTGATATATTTCAAATAGAGTTTCCTTATATCTTAAAGTCATACTTTTCAAATGAATAAAATCTTttcctcataaaaaaaaaatccaaaaaatagaaaaaagaaaaaaacacatgaCATATCATAATTTGTAAGGTATAAAGTAAAATACTTATAGTGAGACAGAGGATTTTTGTTCCTTTTCAAATTCACTATACATTTTACATAATTTATTGGCTTGTGTTTCTCTGTGGTGGTGGTGAATTTGACTGGCTTATTGCAGAGAAATAGCATTGAAGCAGCATCAAATTTTGGATGCCGAAATCATTTGCCTACAAGGTTAAAAGTACAAATACTGGCTTATATGTGCTTGAGGTTTAAGGCTGAGAACCTAAACCAGCAACACCTACTTGAACAGCTACCAAAGTCTATCTGCAACAACATTTACCAGCATTTGTTTTTGCCTACCGTGGAGAAGGTCTATCTCTTTAAGGGCATCTCCAAGGAAAATTTGTTGATCATGGTACGAAAATATAGTTTGATgctgttaaattttattttttaagcacaaGTCTAAACTAATTAAACTTAGTTAAAATATCTTCCatctaaagaaattttttgcatGTATATTGTAGACCTTTCTATGTGTGAGAAGTGCCCAAATGTGCTGTTAAAACCATGATATTTGCAAGCTTGTACTTAGGATCAAAATAGGGTTAGACTAACTTCTTTATAAATATTCTCTAATATGTTATATTGTATAGTGAAATCCATTTAACTTTCTCTCCTCACACACTATGTCTATGTTTGAcctatatatttgttttacttcTTAACAAGATCTCAAATTTAGTAATAGTAGtactataataaataaataaaaatttatttattatgttgttgaattgacactaatcacattcattgtCACGTCCtcaatttataaacttttttttttgctgtaaATAATAGTTTTAGTATTTTCCAAACAAACATATAAGCCAATCCTAATAAAATCTCAAAGTACACGagattttggttgatttttctTGCCAATCTTGCTCTGTTAACTAACATGTGGTATGATGAAATTGAATAGGTTGCCAAAATGAAAGCTGAGTACATACCACCTAGAGAGGATGTTATAATGCAAAATGAAGCACCAGATGATGTTTACATAATTGTATCAGGTGAAGTTGAAATTATCAATTGTGAGATTGACAAAGAAGAAGTGGTTGGGACTTTGCATTCTGGAGACATGTTTGGAGAAGTTGGTGCACTTTATTGTAGACCTCAAAGCCATACATATAGAACCAAGACACTTTCACAACTCTTGAGTCTCAAAACCTCTGCTCTATTAGATGCAACCCATACTAAACTAGAAGACTATGGCAGAATGTTTAAGAACGTCCTTCAGGTCAGTAACTAGATAGAACATGTGTTAAAGCTCTTTcaacatttcaattttttttgtcttgccCTATAGAAGTTCTTATCCATAAAACTCAATTTATCTAAATGGCTATTAATTTCTTATCAAgcttaaacaaaatttattatgcCTCTTCCATTAGCTTCACCTATATTTTCAATTGTAGATATCAACTTTTTCCTAGAAATATCAATTTGGAGATATCATAATTATCCACCATTTTATTAAAAGGGAAATTTAAAAACTCTTGGAAATAAAGTCCTCCAGTTTAGGAACACATTTACTTGCAAGCACTAATAGACACTTTTCAGGTTACTAAAGTGCTTTGAAATGTTTTGGTAAACAAAACTTCTATAAATGGAGGGTTTATTACCTTTATTATCTAGAGTTCTTTTCTTGGAAGAGCATTTATTACATCCTGCTTTTGATAAGTATGCTTGTGTTCACTTTGATTAAGGACTCAGGGTTTATTATATGGTGTAATGcagcataaaaaaaaactaaaggatCTAAATATTGGAGATTTGAATGTGGACAATGGGGAAGAAGAGGGTGACCCAAACATGGCTTCCAACTTGTTGACAGTTGCTGGTACTGGCAATGCTGCTTTTCTTGATGAGCTTCTCAGGGCAAGGTTTGATCCTGATATTGGAGATTCTGAAGGAAGAACCCCATTggtatgtttatatatatataaatttttttatatattcatcTTTCTATacattcaaaaatatatatgactatataatctaattgaaaataatttaacaaTCAAGGTAATAAATTAAGGTAAATTGAGATATTTAAAATTCAAGTAATTCAAAATCCATAAAATTAGGAAACATATTATATACTTGAACTCTAAACAAGTGTAAAGTGCATGGAAAGAGGCTAATATTTAATTAGATTACCTATATAACATATgtgagaaattaatttttttaaaataaaataaatgaatatgcAAGATAAGATTGATCAGATGATCGATgttgattgttattattaaaattCTTGTAGCACATAGCAGCATCAAAAGGGCATGAAGAGTGTGTTTTTGTACTCCTTAAGCATGCATGCAACGTACACGTACGAGGTAAAATCCAATGCTTTTTAACATgcttacattttctttttgtagtcAAATTCTTGCTTACCTTAAGCTTATCTCTGGTTAAATTCTTGCAGACATTAATGGCAACACTGCATTATGGGATGCTATAGCATCGAAACACAGTTCCATATTCCGAATCCTCTACCAATATGCTGTTGTTTCTGATCCACACACTGCTGGTGATCTTTTATGCACTGCTGcaaaaagagataatataacAGTGATGGAGGAACTATTGAAACAAGGAATAAGTGTGGACTCAAAGGATCTCCATGGGTACACTGCAATTCAGATTGCCATGGCCAAAAACAATGTGGACATGGTAAATCTACTTATGATGAATGGTGCAGATGTTATTGATATCAATTCATATGAGTTTCCTTCGACGACTCTAAAAGAAATGCtgcaaaagagagagattgGGCACAGGATTGTAGTACATGATACCATGCCAAATGAAGTGCTTTTAGGGAGGCATGAAGGAGAGCAAAATTGCAAATGGAAAAAACCCAGTGGACCAATTTGTACTCCAAGGGTGAGAATTTATAGAGGCAATCCAGTTGTGAGGAGAGAAACTTGTCGCATGGAATCTGGGAGGTTAATTAAGTTGCCAGATTCACTAGAGCAGCTCAAGACCATTGCAGGTACATATATATTCTCATGAGTACTAATGCtaagcatttttttctttcaaaaatttgaaaattttaattagaccTAATAGcatgattttttgaatttatcaaaattaggACATTTTcgtaaaataaaaatcatgtctcATTTTGAGCGTTCCACTTTATGCTTCACAAACTCATTAGAATCTTGACATATTACGTTTTTTTAATGGTAGaatatatatttagaattgTTGTCTATAATTGTTACATAACTAattgcattattttttaatgaagatCATATAAGGCTCCGATTGACCccatttttttgggttgaatggTTCGAATTTGACCTTATTAGTGTATTCAATCAACTTTTATAGGTCAAAAGTTTGGGTTTGATGCAAGAAATGCTTTGGTAATGGATGAAGAGGGAGCAGAAATCGATTCTATTGAAGTGATTAGAGATAATGATAAACTTTTCATAGTTGAAGATTCAAATTCCCCAATGTAATCAGAATTTTTAAGCACTAATAATGTAGATTAGTTAACAAATGCTTGTCAAGAATATTCCATCATTCACTTCCAGAAAGCAAGCTCTTTCTTGAAGGAACGTGTATATTTTGGTGGAATCACATAGTCAATGGAAATATCTTTTgctttcctttttattattattattttttccctttggtAAAAATCAAAAGTGTGCGTGAATGTTTTCTTTATCattcttcatcattttctttatttatatttttttctatgttTATATTTACATGTTTTAGATATTAAGTTTTTTCAGACTAATTAATATTACAACCCTTAATAAGACCATTACATTCAGATATGTTATGACACAGAATAATAGCACTCAAAAGTCGGTGATGAACCCTCTTGACCAAATAGACTGGACCACTTAATTAAAGTCGGTCATTTACTAAAGAAAAAGACCTCAGACCAACCAAGACCAACGAAAGTGAAGTGACCAAGAAAACTCTGATGGCTAAAAAATGCAAGTACAAACAATTAAAACTTCGTATATTTATCAAATAGATAACACCCAAATACCAAAACAAATCTTGTCATAATAAGAAAACTTAATCTCATTATTTTGTGATAAACTTGGATTctccaaaaaagtttttatagtCTTAGCACTTTCTAGGATCGATAACTTCATTTCAAATTATTCATGATCAAAGTTTTAAAGTAGTTATTTAAGTTAAGAAAGATATTTGATATGATAataggggtgtcaattcgggttagcgtGTCGGATTCGTGTCATGTCGAGGTAGGGATATTCGACTAAATAACTCAATCCTAAttcaacccatttaataatcatgtcatgatccttcaacctTAATCCGACCTATTAATAAGGCAAATtgacctaacccaacccacttAATACGCttaataaacaggtcgtgtTAGGCTAACAAGAATATGACACAATCAATTTCAACTtgcttaatattaaatataatatccatctagaa
This genomic stretch from Castanea sativa cultivar Marrone di Chiusa Pesio chromosome 1, ASM4071231v1 harbors:
- the LOC142621540 gene encoding potassium channel AKT2/3; the encoded protein is MEMKFGPNDLHLESSNMKRGNQKDQHNELETSHNEENDISSPLNMRNLSKIILPPLGASSYNQNQIQSKGRIISPMDSRYRIWETFMVVLVAYSAWVYPFEVAFLNFHPKRELWIADNIVDLFFGVDIVLTFFVAYIDSRTQLLVRDSGKIAKRYLSTWFLMDLASTFPFELVGYLITGNREMSLSYSLLGMLRFWRLRRVKQLFTRLEKDIRFSYFWVRCARLLSVTLFTMHCAGCFYYKLADMYPHKGKTWIGVLNPNFKETSLWIRYISAMYWSITTMTTVGYGDLHAQNTLEMVFIIFYMLFNLGLTAYIIGNMTNLVVEGTSRTMKFRNSIEAASNFGCRNHLPTRLKVQILAYMCLRFKAENLNQQHLLEQLPKSICNNIYQHLFLPTVEKVYLFKGISKENLLIMVAKMKAEYIPPREDVIMQNEAPDDVYIIVSGEVEIINCEIDKEEVVGTLHSGDMFGEVGALYCRPQSHTYRTKTLSQLLSLKTSALLDATHTKLEDYGRMFKNVLQHKKKLKDLNIGDLNVDNGEEEGDPNMASNLLTVAGTGNAAFLDELLRARFDPDIGDSEGRTPLHIAASKGHEECVFVLLKHACNVHVRDINGNTALWDAIASKHSSIFRILYQYAVVSDPHTAGDLLCTAAKRDNITVMEELLKQGISVDSKDLHGYTAIQIAMAKNNVDMVNLLMMNGADVIDINSYEFPSTTLKEMLQKREIGHRIVVHDTMPNEVLLGRHEGEQNCKWKKPSGPICTPRVRIYRGNPVVRRETCRMESGRLIKLPDSLEQLKTIAGQKFGFDARNALVMDEEGAEIDSIEVIRDNDKLFIVEDSNSPM